In Coffea eugenioides isolate CCC68of chromosome 4, Ceug_1.0, whole genome shotgun sequence, the genomic stretch TGGGATATAGTAAGTTATGAATACCCAGAGAAACCTCTTTgctgttgtttttttttttattttttatgagtTGCTTATATGGTTATCCATGTCGTTTAGGATGATGTTGCCGGGTGTTTTGAGTACCATGCGGACCTTGCTGAAACTTTAGATTCAAGGCAAAAGGCTCCTATTTCTCTTCCTGCGGAAACATTTAAGGGTTATCTGCTAATGGATCCCATTGGGGTGGTTGGGTTGATTACACCATGGTATTGGCTACTTTTTTTTGTCTGTCTATCTCTCTGTCTGTCTCTCTCGTGTGGTTTTGCTAGTCTTTGGATATGACATTCTTCAAACGGGACTAATCTGAAAGAACTGCTTGTTAAGATGAAGTATTGTCAACAGATTTTTAAACTACTAGGATGGAATATATTATTTGGTAAACAGATGGCCTAGATAAAATTGGATTTGAGTGTGCATATCATTCATTGATGTCAAAGATTGTGTTCGGCAAGGTAAAACCTAGGCACTGTGTACTGTGTAAAAACCAAAAGGGTTAAGAATACTTGTGCTTGCGTCTTCAATATTTGAAAGCGATGAAAAGACCGAGTGGAAATGCCCACGCAAGTAGAGACATGTCTTACTTAATTTGAAACTCAAAGATAACTTGGATTTCAACCATAATCAATCCATCTTTTGTTTAATTAgtggtatttttaaaattttctgggATGTGATAAAAAGATGTTGCTACTGATTATGTCTTTGGAATTCGCTTTTTTATCCTGGTCTAAACTTTGATTACGTCCACCCCGGCATTAGCTTCCAGAGGATTTATTTGTTCCAAAGAGCTCGGAACTCTGTAGAATTTGATTCTATCTTTGGTTCATGAAGGGGCAGTCAAGGAGTTCTGGGAAAGGGCAGAACTTGCCTTTGTTTCCTCTAGTCTGTGATGCTGAGAATCTTTGAAAAGGCTAAAGCTAAGAATTTGCTGCAGAAAGGAAATGCATCTTAGttcaagctcattttggagTTGGAATATCATGTGCTAGACTCTTGTAGATTTGGACCAATGAATTCAATCTAAAAGTATTGAAATGGAATTATGAGCCTAGTTTGCTTGTGAGTTTGTTGAAAGCAAATCTTGAATGGTTTTTATTGAACTTTCTCATAGATTTTTGCCCTTTACCACCAGATTAGCTGTCTTTTTGGGCTTGTTGCAAGACAATTTAACCTCTAGTACAAAGCAATATGCAATAATTGATGGGCTGGGAATGAGTTTTTCTGGCCATTATTGACTTAGTTGCAAATGTCGATTATGTTGATGATTTTGAGTTTGAAACTGATGGTCTCCCTGGACTACATTATCCTGTCTGCTGAAGGAATTACCCCTTACTGATGGCTACATGGAAAGTTGCTCCTGCTCTGGCTGCTGGTTGTGCTGCAATTCTTAAGCCATCTGAATTAGCTTCTGTGTGAGTAACTCTCAatcttcatttccttttgattagGAGAGTTGACGTTCTATGCATTACTTGACTATCCTGATATTACATCTTAGATCCTGCTTGGAGTTAGCTGATATCTGTATTGAGGTTGGTCTTCCACCTGGCATACTTAACATTGTCACTGGACTAGGGCCAGAAGCTGGTGCTCCTTTGGCATCTCATCCCCATGTTGACAAGGTTTAATCACTTGTCTTTTCATTATGGTTTATATGGAGACTGGTGCCTTTTATGACCTAGGGCTATTGAAATGATTGACCATTAGATAGCATTCACTGGAAGTAGTGCTACGGGGAGTAAAATAATGTCAGCTGCTGCTCAACTCGTTAAGGTTTGTTATCACTGCAAGACATCAAAAGTCATTTGTAAAAGTAATGTCATTTGTGGTCAAATTGAAAGTTTCTGATATTAGTAGTAattttgtgttttcttggcAGCCTGTTTCACTTGAACTAGGTGGAAAAAGTCCGATAGTTGTGTTTGAGGATGTTGACCTGGACAAAGGTGTGTGTATTCTGATTACTACATGGCGTTAATTTCTGTGTTTCTCCATTCTAAAGCTATAGACTATATTTCTTCAGCATGAATGTATCATTAAAGGAAGTaagaagaaaatgaatttttatcTCGAGAAATCCGGTGTATAAAATGTTGGAAATTTTAAAGCTGCCATTTTATAACAATATAATTCTTGAATATGAATATTCAAATATGCTTCTTATCTACTTCATTTAAACAGCTGCTGAGTGGACATTGTTTGGTTGCTTTTGGACAAATGGCCAGATCTGTAGCGCAACATCTCGCCTTATAATCCATGTGAGTAGGAAAGCTGAATGCAAATTATGTTTGATATAGCTTTTCAATTTCATCGATATGCCTATATTAATTTGATGGCTATCACGATTCTGTCTTGCATGGTATATTGCTTTTAGGCAATGCATGTACATCAAATTTATAAGCTCTTTCAGTAAAGTTAAAAATGATTTAAACAGTAGCTTTTCTTGTCCTTTTTCCTCATTGTTTTCCTTCTGTTTCTACTTACACTGAATAGCTGTGTAAGTTTCATTGCCCTAGTGAACTTAATATGTtatagggtaaaaaaaaaaaaaaacccctgtAGTAAACCTAATACATAGAAAAGCCTCTCGTGATTTCAAAACGTACAACATAACACCTCATCCtttgaattaaattgtaaaggtgacggaatccgttgaacttaatggaaatgacttattggaacctaaaaaaaaatttttatacctaatttttaacaaatatacctattctaccccttaacccttAATTCTCTCTACtctagagaataaaacaaatgatttttttgagctgtcttttgcttaattatatcagggcattttggtcattttgtctatttccgttaagtttaatggattccgtcacctttacaatttagttcaatgCATGAGGTGTCATGTTGTACGTTTTGAAACCAcggggggcttttttgttttttaccctgtGTTATATGCAAGTGTAATGTCTAAGCAAGTCTGAGATGCCAGCTGTTCAGGGAATCtcaagtaaatgaaaatttccAGTTTGAGCTTCAGTTTGTAAACAAAGTGAAGAGCTTTCTTGGTTGAGATTTATCGCTAAATCACTTAGTTGGATCCCTAGTTATTCTGGTAAATGGGATGGGGACAATCTGTTCTGGCGCCTGTAGTGCTAATCTCTAGCCATAATCTCTAAGCATGTAATGCAAGTCCAAAAGAGAAACTACTATTTTCACCTGAATGACATTCTTAGTATCTATGATTCCATTAACTGGAGTATGTCTAAGACTACAATGTGCTATGGTGTCTCAAACCTGTCTGACCTTCCTCATCTTTTGCTTCCATCCCAAAATTCACAAGAATTCTGCTGATTTGCCGCCATGTTGAGCACCCATAATGTGTTGGAGTAGTCATTGTTATCTAGGAAGTAGTAACTGGGACGGTAATTTTCCAACCTAGCAGCTCTGATCACGGGATGAACTGAAGGTTCTTACTTTCACTAGCGTTAAGAGCATGTCTTTGAGAATTTCTGTGTAGTGTGAAGTGGTGAAAGAAATGGTAGTATGTCTTCATGTGTATGGCTTCAGCATCTGTTTCTGCACTTTTCTCGTATACTTTTATTTGCTGCATCTCCTGAAGGTGTAGTGACCTGTAAATAATGATTATCTGCAAAATATCAAGCTaagaatttataatttatttgcCAAGTGATTATCTTAATTTTTTGCTCACTTGGCCAAGGTCTTATGGTGTCATTTTTGCATCTTCAAATGATGTTGTCATCTTCCTTGAGGACACACACTGTTCTCATAGCAAAAACCATTACTGCCTAGTGTTTGTAGCTCAGTGACAACTTTATTTGAGAACTGCTACCCTGATACTGCATAATTCCTATGCATATTGAGAGAATTTTATATAGGATCTCCTATTATTTCACTTTGGCATGATTATTAGACAAGATGTGAGAATGTAATAGTTTGAGCAAAATCATATACGGCCCGTAGAAGTTAAAGGTCCAAAGCTACCTAGACTGCAAGAGGCCAGTCAGGAGCCAAAGTGCAAACAGAAAGGCATGCTTTTTTAAAGCTGCGGGCACGTTATATGAATGATGATGGCCTAGAGTGATGTAAGAATAACACAATCAATCACCCAATTAACAAAATGAAAGTATATTAAATAAGATTCAAGCAAAAAACGTTGCAATTAGTGTGTTAAGGTTCAAAATAAAATTATGATGCCCTAATAGATAGGTATGCCTAGTGAAACAGAAATAATAACTAGCATAGCCAGCAAAAATAAAGTTTCATTCAAGTCTTAAAGATTCATACACTATTGATCTTCTAATCATCTCATCTCATCAACTAAGTCTACCACATCCAAATCTGTTTCTCATCTGCTAGTACAAATGCAGTAGATCAAATTGCAATTTTCATTTCCTTTGTTCCAAGTTGCTACTGCCCTTGCATTTGGATGGGACTGGGATTGGGATTGGTGTAGAAAATTAACAGGAAACTTAGCTAGCAGCACAAAGTACTAGGATTATGAAGAgtataaaaatacaaaaattttaaggaAATTAGCTTCTAGGCTGTATGAGAGCCCAAGTTAGCTAATACTACAACTTTAAGTAATTAACTGGTATGAAAAAGTTCTGGCTACAGTTCCTTATTTGGTAGTTATAGGGCTCCAAATGCACTGTTGCCTAAAGTGTCAAAGGACATGCCTAGTACATCTGTGCcagctacaaaaaaaaaaaaaatctaaaactaCTACACTTGTTGAGAGAGCATAACTAATACATACTAAACAacaaaaatctgaaatctaTGCTTTTGCATTAGAAATCTTAATGATAGCTAATTTCTTTGACTCCACTAGCTTTAGCATAATCATCCCATGTTGAGTCATTATCCTCAATTTACCAAGAAGGGGGAAAATTGAGGCAAAAACAATTTGAACATGGGGCTAGTAAGGTAGAGCAACATGAGAATGACTGCCATAGTTTAGGTAAAAGAGTGAGGATCATTAACCAAAAGAATGAAGAAGACAGGAGAAGAAGGCCAAAATCCAGGTGGAGAGAGACCGAGAGAATTAGATAGTGTGTgtatgtgagagagagagagagagaggtgtcAGAATGGTTGTGTTTCCAGGTTCAGGAGAAGAAGGCCAAAATCCAGGTGGAGAGAGACCGAGAGAATTAGATAGTGTGTGTGTATGTGAGAGAGAGCGAGAGGTGTCAGAATGGTTGTGTTTCCAGGTTTAGCGTTCCTTTTGTAACATTTTCCACATCTTCTAGTATTACAATGTGTCAAAATTGTTGTGTTTCATTAGGGGCAAGCAATGTGTTTGTGTACTGCCGTTTGTTTTCGTGATAACTGGTACAATAAGTTTGACTGGCTTTGTACTTTTAGTTTCTGAATCAACTATCTTTTATTGAGTTCTGAATGTAACCTTGAATGTTTCAGGAAAACATTGCAAGAGAATTTTTGGACAAGCTTGTGGCATGGTGCCGAAACATCAAAATCTCAGACCCCTTAGAGGATGGTTGTAGGCTTGGCCCTGTTGTAAGCAGTGGACAGGTAAGAAAGCTGGTTGTTTAACTGCTCTAGCTGTTGCAATTGAAAAAGAcactttatttcttttttttctataaacATACAAGGGCTTCTGAATGGATCCAAGTGAGGCCGTTTGGGGTTGGGGCTGCTTTCACTTAAGAAGGGCTTCCAGACAAATTGTATTAATGTAGAGCTTTTGCTAACAGGAACTTCTATCACAAGCTCAATTGGTGCTTTTGAGATGGGTTTCCATCTCAAAGATCAAAAATGATGCTGGACTTTTTTAATCATAAATGTTGAACTGAATAAGGATAGAAGTACATTTGAAAAATTCAAACCATGTACTGTAAAACAGAGAAAGTACTTGTGCAAGTTGCTTCCAAACAACAAATTTAAGTACTTCCTTTGAAACATGAAGAGAGGTGCTTTGTGATAAGGCATCACTAATCCCAAATGAGGCCTGAGAGTTATATGCTTCTACTATGAAAATACAGCAGAAGTTTTAACTTCAGTGCTTTTGGTTTGACTGGGTCAAAACTGAAAGTAACAGAGATTCTTACACAAGTGTCATAATGGCTtgtgtttcttcttcttcttcttcttctaaatATTTATGAGTAAAATGATGCATGTTAGATAGATTGTTGTCTGAGATATTTCAATTGAAATTAGTTCAAAGTGGACTATTAATTTTCTAAGTGCTAATGCACTTATTTTAGTATATCATCTCTTTCCACTACCTTTTAAAAAATCTATGACCTCTtttttgtttagtgaaaaagaTCTATGATGTCCCACTCAATTATCGAAACCATATGTACAGACCCTAAAATAGAATCCTGATATGATTATATTCCTCATTCTTGCTTCATCTCTAACCTGCTTACTTGTATATACACTCTTTGATCTAATCTGTTAGTGTATCTAAACATAATATCCTTCCACTTAAATGATGGGCTTGCTTTACTCTGAGTAATTCTTATGCATCATATCATACGTTAAATGGATCTGAATATATTTACATGCATATCTTTTGAATATTTAAAACCTATTAGGAATGGACCTTGACGAACTCTCTGTTTGAATTATTGTATGGCTAGGACTGCTGTAAGCGAAACTAATTAGGGAAAGTTTTGTATTGTAGAGCTATCATGAGTTCTATTGAATCCCTCACTGTTTAGCATTTGTGCCATGTGAATTAATGGCTTTAAATTACACTTGCTAGAAGCCATTTTTACATTTGCAATTGGGTTTTCCATATTGACATTCACGTCTGAAACTGAGGAATTCTTGAGATTTCTAGTCAAAATATTTATAGGACATATTTAATTAAGAAAGTTGTGTAGAATAGAGCATGCAAAATGAGGGTATCAGTTATGAGTAGCTTCCAAACACAACTGGATATCTTCTGGGTTGTAAACTTGAAAACAGGCCAGTTTTCTTCTAACCACTGATTTTCAGTGTTGAAGTCAAACAAATGGAGGAGCAAAACTAATATTATCATCACCCTAGAAAAGTTTCTTAAACATTATAGTGAGCTTTCTGTTATTGTttaggaaattttgaaaaattaaatttgcgaACTAGATGACCATGGTTTTGCTTACTATTCTTTTGTACTCATCTGTCATTTTAAATGGATGTTATCATTATAAGCTTTTCTGAATATTGTTTCCGTACAATGTTGTGGACATGGATATTGAGAGTTGATTTTATACTTTCATCTGGTTGACATTTCAGTATGAGAAAGTAATGAGTTTCATATCAACTGCTAAGAGTGAAGGAGCAACAATTTTATGTGGCGGGAAACGTCCAGAGGTAATCTACCTACTTGTATGCAACTGGTCTATTAACACTTGCTCAAGAAGACTAATTTGTTTTACAGAATTTAGAAAAAGGTTTCTTTGTCAAACCAACCATCATCACGGATGTAAAAACATCTATGCAAATCTGGAGAGAAGAAGTATTTGGACCTGTTTTGTGTGTCAAGACATTTGCAACAGAAGAGGAAGCCATTGAATTAGCAAATGACACCCAGTGAGTTACTTCTTCatttctcttaattattgtgcATCATGAGACCTGTGTGCATAATAGGGATTAATGTGGTTCATTTTCTTTAACAACTTTTCACAGTTATGGTTTGGCTGCGGCTGTGCTATCCGAAGATTTGGAAAGATGTGAGCGCTTGACAAAGGTGAGAAACTCAACTCTAATGGGATTACTATTTAGCAGGAGAGTGGTTTACCAAAATTGGAGAAGACTTGTGGTTTAATTGTGTTGGCTTCTTGGATTTGGCAGGCTTTTCAGTGTGGGATTGTTTGGGTAAACTGTTCTCAGCCATGCTTCTGTCAAGCTCCTTGGGGTGGTAAAAAACGTAGTGGTTTTGGTCGTGAATTAGGGGAAAGGTAACCTTCTTGATTCTGTAGGAGCTTTGGAAACATGTTAGCTATTAATGTCATTTTCTATATTGTGGAACAAGACAAATTCATTTTAAATCAATTGTTCAATGATATCTGGCTTGTTAGGGGACAAAAGATACTGAGGTATTACCCTACTCGAGTGTTGTGACCCTCGTATTCAGCTCGTTTGGAGAGTAAACAGCAAGCTGATATGGATATGACATGATACTACtatgaaaaatttaaatttttggcACCTTGCATCTCAATCTTTTTACTATGATATTATTTGTCTTGcttgtctttttctttgtaAGAAATTTTGTGGCACTCTGGTGGTTGTTAGTTCCATTTTACTTTTAACAGCAAGAaagaatgaaactttttacagaATTTGACATGATATCTGGCTTGTAAATTTCTTCTTGGGAATCATCCCATGATCAAAAAGGTTAAATGTTCTTAgttaatgactttcacatcttaGAGCATTTATGGGTTTGCTTGGATCAAATCTTAAAATCTATCATTCCTTTCAGGGGACTCGACAACTACTTGAATGTGAAGCAGGTGACACAGTatgtttccagtgatccatGGGGTTGGTACAAGTCTCCTTCCAAGCTATAAAGttcttttgtgattgtactACTTCAAGGAGCAAGGGAAAAATGCCATTTGGAATGTCTGGAGCAAGGGAAACAAGGCATTAGAATGCCTGGTACCGTATAAATCATGATTACCTCACTGGACTCTTACTTGTTTGCATTGTGGTTAAAACATTCTCTAAAATGTTAGATTGGCAACAAGTCGAAGCAGGACAGTGACAAAATATTTATCGGAATAAAATTTGCTGGTTGGAAGTAGCGCCTGTTTGGTAGCAAATCTTTCAATCCCATTTAGGCAAACTGTTGCTTATTGACATATATCTCTTTATTTATCTGCTTCCATATCGCTCTTTACACCCAGATGCATTGCAGTACCCTGTGCATGAGACTAGGGACAATCGAGGAGAAGGGGAGGATCTTAAGTTTCATGTGCTTTCGTTGAAGTTTACTGTCCATTCAGTGTTAGATTCTGTTATAGTTACAAAATTTAGGATTAACATTTTATGCACTAATAGTTCTAACTTTTTTGGTACATTGTcagtgtataattttttttacactagAAGATTTATATCATGTTATAACATAAATCCAAGTTTGAACTTTAAATCATGCATATGTGACATATATCAAAGACtattagtttaaaaaaaaaatcactacacTGATGCATAAAAAGTTATCCTAAAATTTATGAGTGCATTTTTTAAGATTGATTTTAGCaactgaaaagaaaatgtaaatatTGTAGATAGATCAGAAGCATGGACTGTCTGATACGGTTGCCACTTACAAACGGTCAGGCTcttttttattgttaatttttatttttttttcacttgcacCATACATGGGATTGATTTTGCACTGTTCTTGTTGCAATTTGTTTTTTCTTCGGGGAAGAGTTTCTTTTCTATAATTGGTCTTTCAGACAAAAAATTTTTTCGCTTTGTAGCACTGTGGGACTTCAATTTAAGAAGTGGGGATTTTGTTGGTCTTTAGCACGTATTTATTACTTTGTAAAAATACTTTCAAcgtaaaattatcaaatttcaAGAAGCATTGGTGTGTAGAATTTGAAGTTTGAACCAAGAGGATTTAATAAACTGATAAGATAAGCCAGCCATCTTTGGCATATATTATATCAAGGATCATAAATTTATACAAGAGTTTTATCTACAAAAAGCGATTGAAAATCATGATTAGGGTAAACGATAGAAACATACATGGAGTTTCTAAATTTAGGAGGTATGCATGATTTAGTTTGTATCAGTCGTCATATAGGTATGTTGTTTAGAGTaggatttttcttaaattgctTGTTCTCTTCCATTTATTATATACTAGTGTGAATACCCGTACTACGTACGgtattaaaagaaattaaaaaaagggatgaataaaaaaattaaaaaaatcgtaccaacataattaaaatataagaTTTGTCTCATAATAGTTCGAAGTATGATAAAATGAGTACATCATTCGAGAATTGCCTTTCTTTGGAAGATGGATCTGGAAAgaataatagaaatttatattagaaaatgaatgatatatgaatagaaatgaatgtaatcgcatggtttatttgatttcaaaatgaaataagTAAACATTAtgcatttgatttgataatcttgtatGAAGGTGTAAATATTCTTCATACCAATCAACATTTTAGTACAAAATTCAATATTGGTGGTTTAACTAActctgttgaattttgtggagtTCGTACTATAGATGAGAAGACATGATTTTTTGCATGAATTGATCTGTTGATTGAATAGCCTTCCTCCATTTTTCTTAGAATTAAGACCGTACTGAATTCGaaattagtgtatttttatatagtttataaatagtattataaaaaaaatatgtatcaagaaattctaccttttttttgcaattttttaaGATAAGAAGCATCACAGCGAAATACAAATCTTGCATGTCTGTCTTGTAGATTAAAATGCAGGCAGGTTATTACTGGCATCTCTGATTTATATATTAACATTGTACATGGTTGAGAAGAAATATTATATACAGTACAGAAAAATATGTTGAAATTAAAGgtacatgaaattaattactTGACAATAGTGTCGACCATATCATTACAATGCATACACACTGTTCTTGCAAAATGACCTTCACATGGGTGTCCACAATTTTTGCATAATTCATAGAACATatataagggataatttcagaaacctcccttgaggtttctaacaatctCACTAGCCTCCCTGAAGTTcgtaaaattacacaaacctcccttgaagttAAGGTTTTGATAACAAATTAGTCCAATTtaaaaaaagtaacattaaaaaaatactttaaagagagagagagatgaaacttttatttcatacataaataccccttatgcatgtatataagttgtattacTAAAAGAATGAAGATAattaaaagttaaaaataattaatacacaCATTTCACCACTCACGAAGTTCACATTTGATTAATTGGACAAACACAAATAAGTAACAAAATTATACTAATGATTACAAGATTCAACAAAACAGACTAGTCATCTCTTTTGACATGATATTTACTATaattcttgtgattttgaaaataaaaattttcaaaatttgcctttttttctctcctttctccTTTATTAATATTTGACGATTAAGTAATTAGATcactaattaactattagtaactaattaatgaaaataaatgTTGAAAAATTCTTTAATAATGAACGATGACTTGCAATGACAAAATACATCAATTGATATATTTAATGACATTATTTTGTGATTGATAGAACTTAACAATGACCAGAAATTAGTTGTACACAATGTAAGAAGAAGGGTTTTGGTAGAAGAAAAAATACAAGCCAAAAGAAGGTTATTCATGAGAAtattttctttgaaactctTAAACTTGTAACAGTTGTAAAGTAATTTTGTAAAAGTAAAGGAGAAATGAGGAAAAGGAAAGACAAAGTttagaaatttttctttctaaaaTCACAAGAATCATAGCAAACATCATGTTAAAAGAAATAACTAGTCTGTTTTGATGAATCTCGTGGTCATTAGTgtaattttgttgcttatttgtgTTGTCTAATTTATTAAAGGTGAACTTTTTGAGTGGTGAAATGCATGTATTAATTGtttctaacttttaattatttttattcttttactaatacaacatatatatatatatatatgcataagGGGCGTTTATGAAATAAAAGTTTTATCTCTCTccttaaagtacttttttaatgttacttttttttttactttttttaattGGATTAACTTTGTTATCATTTACTTAATCTTAGGAGAGGTTTGtataattttacaaattttagagGAGGCTAATGAGATTATCAGAAACTGCAAGGGAGATTTCTGCAATTAACCGTATTTTGAAACGTGATTTCAAAAGTATAAAAGTCTAAATATCATCCAAGAATGGCATGTTGTGTTGCATAGATACCAATTAGAACTTTAGCAAGGAAATAGCCCCGAGTgcagaaaagtcaaaatattcACATGTACATGGAAAAGTTGAGACGAGAAGcgtaattattattattacaaagcTAAAACAATACAATACACAGTGGAACGGGAAGATCCCAAACTTGCAATTTATTCAATAGCTATGTTTACTTACAAATTCAAACACTAATTGGAATGTAGTGACAGAACAATTCCCTTTCCGGATCAAGAACAGGCATGAATGGAATTTCATTAGTTGCTTTCCTTGCCACATGCTACGGCTCATCAACCACGGGACAGATGCTTGCCTGGAGTGCTGACCAATTATTTCAGCTTGAATAACCAAGGACGGTGATATACAATTACAGATACAGATGCAGGGAATAGAACTCAAGGCCTGCAGGTATTCAAATCATCTGATATTGCATTATAGTATGATTTCCTCTTGAACACTAAGATTAAGGGTCTTGTTCGGGAGGACAATGCTGTTGATTACTACAACTTCATCTTCAACTGACACAGATTCACCTGTTTCAGAAGCATGGATGAGTTGATGAAATGTCACACTGAATTCAGTATCTGGTTGAAGAATTTAAGTATACAGACAAAGTTACCAAGAATTGTAACACCAAGCTTTGCATTGTAATCTCCTTCAGCCTGAGATAAGAAGATTACCATCACAAACTGTAGTCATCAAAT encodes the following:
- the LOC113767732 gene encoding betaine aldehyde dehydrogenase 1, chloroplastic-like; translated protein: MAIPVPSRLLFIDGQWREPVKKNRIPIINPSTEAIIGDIPAATAEDIDIAVEAARRALIRNGGKDWAAASGAHRAKFLRAIAAKITERKSELAKLEALDCGKPLEEAAWDIDDVAGCFEYHADLAETLDSRQKAPISLPAETFKGYLLMDPIGVVGLITPWNYPLLMATWKVAPALAAGCAAILKPSELASVSCLELADICIEVGLPPGILNIVTGLGPEAGAPLASHPHVDKIAFTGSSATGSKIMSAAAQLVKPVSLELGGKSPIVVFEDVDLDKAAEWTLFGCFWTNGQICSATSRLIIHENIAREFLDKLVAWCRNIKISDPLEDGCRLGPVVSSGQYEKVMSFISTAKSEGATILCGGKRPENLEKGFFVKPTIITDVKTSMQIWREEVFGPVLCVKTFATEEEAIELANDTHYGLAAAVLSEDLERCERLTKAFQCGIVWVNCSQPCFCQAPWGGKKRSGFGRELGERGLDNYLNVKQVTQYVSSDPWGWYKSPSKL